One stretch of Centroberyx gerrardi isolate f3 chromosome 13, fCenGer3.hap1.cur.20231027, whole genome shotgun sequence DNA includes these proteins:
- the LOC139931004 gene encoding ankyrin repeat and SOCS box protein 17-like produces the protein MQDSEDEQGHSDDNVFVTLVAGVIQTPRVPRPLGHNTYQTGIYRTLERVLRNVTSEKLDSTMSDFVRFAHFAHVRMGTQLYMEFVNVCTNTILHLVCERRTSAHIVRRLMEIISGYAQNQADHLALAWRRFTPSYSPMGGMTPVMLVAQNHQFDALKILLQYGMLERERRPSYVIISLLFDFPRLEEEERNLCCDSLMRELKACVALCFRVLIHVSIAEIEMQIIYGRQPLITEWRDHIPRNRSCDPCELSHLCRAVIRRRLLVLGLLPNGINALFLPRCLQSYLNLEH, from the exons ATGCAGGATAGTGAAGACGAACAAGGCCACAGCGACGACAACGTCTTTGTCACGTTGGTTGCTGGAGTAATTCAGACGCCTCGGGTTCCCAGGCCACTGGGACACAACACGTACCAGACAGGAATATACAGAACGCTGGAGAGAGTTTTACGAAATGTAACATCAGAAAAGTTGGACTCAACCATGTCTGATTTCGTACGCTTCGCCCACTTTGCTCATGTCAGGATGGGCACTCAGCTCTACATGGAGTTCGTCAATGTGTGCACCAACACCATTCTCCACCTGGTCTGCGAGCGCAGGACCAGCGCACACATCGTAAGGAGACTGATGGAGATCATATCCGGGTATGCTCAGAACCAGGCGGATCACTTGGCCCTGGCATGGAG GCGTTTCACTCCCAGCTACAGCCCCATGGGGGGGATGACCCCTGTAATGCTCGTGGCCCAGAACCACCAGTTTGATGCACTGAAGATCCTCCTGCAGTACGGCATGTTGGAGCGGGAGAGGAGACCCAGCTACGTCATCATCTCCCTCCTGTTTGACTTCCCGCgtctggaagaggaggagcgtaACCTCTGCTGCGACTCTCTGATGAGGGAGCTGAAAGCCTGCGTGGCGCTCTGTTTCAGGGTGCTCATCCATGTTTCCATTGCAGAGATTGAG ATGCAGATCATTTATGGACGGCAACCTCTGATCACGGAGTGGAGGGACCACATCCCCCGCAACCGCAGCTGTGATCCGTGCGAGCTGAGTCACCTGTGCAGAGCGGTCATCCGGAGGAGGCTGCTGGTCCTGGGCCTCCTGCCCAACGGCATCAACGCTCTGTTTCTGCCTCGCTGCCTCCAGAGCTACCTCAACCTGGAGCACTGA